The Macaca thibetana thibetana isolate TM-01 chromosome 5, ASM2454274v1, whole genome shotgun sequence genomic sequence actcctgagttcaagggacctcctccctcagcctactgagtacttggactataggcacacaccacatacctggctaatttttaaattttcttgtaaagATGGGATATCAttctcttgcccaagctggtctcaaactcttagaagttcaagcagtccttctgccttggcctcccaaagtgctaggattaaagatgtgagcccaccatgccctgcctgttATATTTAGTAGAAAATATGTCTAAAAATATGCTTACTTACTATATTGAATCCACTACCCAGAGCTTAACTGAACTATTTGTGTGACTCagaatctggttttttttttattttttgttttttacttattaCAATGAACTACAAGTAtggatttattaatattaatgaatataaaatatactggaatcttttgtagttttttttccttttgtcttcacCAAAAGCAGATACTTAAATATACTGAAATCTTAATTGACCCTTGAATGTTTCTAGGACTGACCCTGGAGCaaaaatttttatgttgttattacgttttctttttatgctaaaatcatttgtttctttttcatatagtATATCAAAGAAGAATTGTTAATATAGCCCTTACCAGCCATGTGCTAAGTGCCACAGGTGTTTTGGTCTCTCTCCATTCTTGTACCTcacttggtctttttttttttttcttttggaggcatagtctccctctttcacccaggctggagtgtggtggcatgatctcagcttactgcaacctctgcctcccgggttcaagtgattctcctccctcagcctcctgagtacctgggaccacaggtgtgcgccaccatgcccagctaatttttgtatgtttagtagagatgaggtttcatcatgttggtcagactggtcttgaactcctgacctcaagtaatccaccttcagcctcccaaagtgctgggattacaggcatgagccactgcgcccagactacCTCACTCTGTCTTTTAAGTTGGCTGTGTAAGTGGGGGAGCATCTTGTGGCTCGTTAAGTCTTTGTTTTCTGGCCTATTTATATAATAGACATTTCTgagttgtgtgtatatattaaattatttgagaGTATATATTTAATGGACTAAATAGATCTACATGTTTAAAGaccattttcatatatttgttctGTACAATGCTTACCTTTCTTCATGAACCACCTAGATTTGCTTTTCTGATGTGtagtatatatgaaaatatttctttgtgaatttttttttattgtgtgccCCTACAGGTGGTATAGTTAATAACGCCATAGCCTCTATAAAGAGCGTATCTATTAGTCTGCTGGCAGGGattgttttgggattttttgttCGATATTTTCCAAGTGAAGACCAGGTATATACAAAATCTATTTTATAGAAGTATAGTGttagacatttttttcaaaatattaaactttAGTAAGATCCATGAAACTTGATACTTAATTCTATTTCTCTAAAACTAGCGTCCAATGCCTGCTCTGTACTTGAAACTGAGCACAGCAGTGATTGATACAGGTCCATGGCTTTGATTAAAGTCTCTGCTTCCTGATTTGGCAaataaggaatataaaaatatatacttaatgcAGAGTATCCCTCTGAATTATACTTTCCCTTTCTCTACTAAATTGCCTACTGATATTTGataatttcccccaaattttcCCTTAAATATTTTAAGGGGAGATAGGTTCCCATTAATTTCTGCATATTCTCTGACTTAAATTCACTCCTACTCTCCTTTGACAAAGGCAACACTCTTAAACTTAGCCATTTCCTGCCTTAAATGAAAATATgccattatttttgtatttctataatttctatcCAAATTTAGCTGTAACATATTGGCCAAAGAGacactcaaatattttttaagaattcatTGGATATGTTATATGAAACTGGAGATTGTATgggtctcttttcttcttcacttaaagtaatattttaaccATTTACTGATATTAGTATCAGAGATATGGcagaaaatgaaatgttactaattgttaattttgttaCTTGGTAGTAAGTCTCCTAAAATTTATAGTGAGAAAGAATATCAAAATTTTAGAcatttaatataatgtttaaaGACATAATATCAAAAGGTCAAAAATCTAGATAATGTCAAATCTTGTATTATATACTTAATGTAAACTAATTTCTAAATATCTATCTAATTCTAGAAAAAACTTGCATTGAAGAGAGGATTCCTTATTTTGACTATGTGTGTTTCTGCTGTCTTAGGCAGCCAACGTATAGGTTTACATGGAACTGGAGGATTATTCACCCTAGTGTTGAGTTTCATTGCAGGGACAAAATGGTCCCAAGAAAAggtgaatatttttaatacactatattttaaaagctaaaacaaCTGAATTTTTTACTATATTTAGGAAATCCCCTCATTCTGGTTGGAAAATGTTCCAAAAGGTTTTCTGTCCTCAAGAAAGTGTATGAATcactcaaggaaataaaatatttaggaaaagcaCCTGAAAATATACTAATATGGAATCAGAAGTTGAGTTATCACATCAGGCTTCTCTTTTTGCTAAGAGTTatgtaatattattatattacttttatgaatgtaattattttattcattgaaattttaattatacaattaatccatgaaaaatgtttgtaaaaggccaggcacggtggctcatgcctgtaatcccagaactttggaaggttgaggcagacagatcacctgaggtcaggagtttgagaccagtgtggtcaacatggtgaaaccccatctctactaaaaatacaaaaattagccgggcgtggtggtgtggtggtgggcacctgtaatcccagctactcaggaggctgaggcaggagaatcacctgaacccaggaggcggaggttgcagtgggccgagatcatgccattgaactgcAACCTAGGCAACAAAtgcaaaactccatcacaaaaaaataaataaataataaacaaataaataaaaatagaaatgcttgtaaaataataaaacatagaataaaatgtaaaagatttCTTTATTCCCCACCACTCTCAAATATCAAACCCCCTTACACTTTTAGGTAACCAGTATTCTATTTATAGACATTGAGATCGTTTCCACTTTTTGTTATTTACAAACAGTGCTGTCGTAAACAGTgttgttcatgtctttttttgagatgcagtttcaatcttgtcacctaggctggagtgcagtagcataatctcagctcactgcaacctctgcctcctggattcaagtgatttttctgcttcagcctgcctagtagctgggattacaggcatgcatcaccatacccagcaaatttttgtatttttaagagagacagggtttcaccatgttggccaggctggtcttgaactcctgacctcaggtgatactcctgcctcggactcccaaagtgttggaattacaggtacatcTACTGGGATAGAGTCCTATAAatgatctttttttattattattatttttttttttagagacagagtctctctatgttgcccaggctggtctcaaaatcctgggctcaagggatcctcccaacttgacattgcaaagtgctaggattacatgcatgagctaccacacctggctggaaatgatgtatattttattttgatggacACTGCTAAATTATCCCTTCAAAAGATTTTGGTTATTTACATTCTGCCAACAGTTCACAAAAATATCTAATGTCTTAACTCATCAACAGCACTTGATATTATCACTAGTTCTATTCTTTCTACTATTAGATGACCTCATCATTCAGTTCTTATAGTTTCTTACAATTATGTGATGTCATTattctttatttacatttctctgattagtagTATAGTAAACTTCTcttcatatattctttttaaaatacctatgatcttctttgaccatttttattgggttatttatttttttgtttctaatttatagTTTCTAGTAGTGTTAGGGCTACAGATCCTTTGTTatgtatatattgcatataatTTTTGCTTATCTTCAACTTTGTTTATGGTGTCTTGTGTATGGAAGTAAAATTTCCTATGACCAAACCtattggtttttccttttttggttttggaTTCTGCATCTCATTTAAGAAGGACTTTCTCACTGAAGGTTATAACATATAAACATTACAAAGATATACTATTTTGTatattatcatttaatattttggtagtttttgattgtttaatttgtttcttcatttagtCTTTTAATCTATCTGGAATTTATCTTTGTGAATGCTGTGAGgtaaggagatatatatatacatgtgtgtatcttacaaactatatatatttatacacacatacagtttGTAAGTTAACTGAACAGAGATAGAATTACATCATGcgcgatgtgtgtgtgtgtatatatatacacacacataaatatacatatatattcagacacacatatatacttgcATGTGATGAATATGTACATACAGatatatgcacataaactagacgGTCATTTTTTGCCAAATTGTTTGTTTATTGACCAATTCATTAATAGTTCAGTTTTTTAACATGAACTAAATTCTCTCATATATATTAATTCTGAAGTCTATTTAATCCTACTTCTCTATTTCTATGCCAACACCACTGTTTTAAATcactgcagttttatttttttttttattttttttttacagtaatttaatttaataaaataaaattataagagcAAAAAGTTACATTTCTAAAGTACCAAAACCTACAACAGGCTCATGGAGTAGAGCCTAGGGATCCAGGAGCATAGGAGGTGGTGGTGCTGGGCAGGGATCTGTATCCCCTTTCCACAACACAGCACCATCTTCACTTCACCCTCCTGGGAAAGCAGCATTGGAGCCTACACCGCTTGTGCTTTTCTCACCAGGGTAAGAAATGCAGGTATTTGCAGAGGGGAGTCTGGAAGGCAGCAGAGCACAGCTAGGGCAAGACTTAAGGAAACTTCTGGGAGGGGGAACTGTGGAACCTACCTATGCCCTCTTGACCCCAAACTCCCCCTCACTGAGGACTATCTCTACCCTGGGGCTCAGAATAAACTGCCTGCTGGAAGATGGGTGACTTAAGGCAAAAGGGAAggctgcctcctgggctccccACCCCCTGCTGCAGAGTCTATGATACTGAGAAAACACCTGCATTTTGCCCTTTGAGCCAGCTCCCTCGGGTTACAGTAGGAGAAAATGGTGAGAAGACTATTTCACTTCACCCCTCAGGCCCTCTCCACCCTCAAACCTTCTGCACAGGAGACTCAACAGGCACAGCCTTCTTTCCCCGTTGCTTTAGACGGCCCCGCGCGTAGACTCTGAGTAGGAGGGCAGCAAAGACCACAGCCACTCCCAGCCCTCCCACCACAGTGACAGTGTGGCCatagagaaggcaggaaagaaggatGGCAAAGGCCTGGCGGAGGGTCATGATGATGGTGAAGACAGCAGCCCCGAACTGCCCAATGGTGTAAAAGATGAAGAGCTGGCCACATGCAGAGCAGATGGAGAGTAGCAGGGCATGGGCAGCAAACTCACTGTGTCGCCCCATGAAGCGGGTTCCCTCCAGGAGGGCCCCCTGTTCTAGCAGTGAGCCTACTGtgaagaggcaggagaagaaaTTGACCCCAAACATCATCTGCACCGATGACATCTTATAGGCAAATAGGGCATCCTGCCAGTTTGAAGTGAAGCTGTCAAAAGCAATATAACCTGCCAGTAAGATGAGGCCTGAGAGTGTGGTGGCCGGAGAGCTGCGGGGCTCTGGTCCGCTGGATAGCAGAAACATGCTGACCCCGATGGAGATGAGGGTGGCTGTCAGGTACTCCCAGTGTTCGTAGCTGCGCCGAGACACAAGCTTTCCCATCAGCATGACAGGGATCACCTTAGAGGCCTTGGCCAGCACCCGGTGATGTGGCTGTGGCCCCATAGCTACGGGTCATCACTCTTTCCTGCAGCACACCCCAAGTCAGGTAAGATACCTGGAGTCCTGTGGCACAGAAGAGCAGCTTCAGGGCCTGCCACATCGGGGTGGTCTCTGCCGCCTCTGTTCGGGGCGCCAGGGGAACCTCATCAGAGGCCTTGGGCTCATTGCCAAAGACACAAGCTTTCACCAGGGGAAAGCAGAGGCCCCTACCGGTCTCCAGGTAGTTCTTCCGCCTGAAGTACTGCACCAGAAGGTAGCCAGGTACCATAAAGCTGGCATAGCCAGCAGCATTCACCAAAAATCGGAAGAACCATAGCTGGGTCCATGACTCCGGAGGGGCTTCGGGAGTCTCCCCACCCGCCCCTAGGGAGGGGAACGCAGCCAGCACCACCACTGCCCACCACCTGGCGTCCATGGTCCAGGCCGCGTGGGGTGGAGGGGGACCGGGGAATGCGAGTCCCCGGGCCGCGCACCCCCTACGCTCCCTCCGCTCCCGCCGCCGCCTCCAGGAGCGGCCAGCGAGCCAGCGGCCAGCGGAAGTAAATCACTGCAGTTTTATGTGTCAAAATCTAATATAgattatacttctttttaaagtattttttggcTGTTCCTACACATATTCTTTCttagataaattttagaatcagcttgagAAGTTCCCTAACCAAAAATCATAGTGGCATTTTGTTTAGTATTCTTATATAAtcataattataaaagaaatgaaatgaatgaaatgcaaatcaataaataaaattaaaactacaagaatttttttaaatgataaaagaaacacaactaaaataagttttaaagattaaaagtaacaaaaaggATAGTTATGCTGTAAAGAatactaacactgtttttctttgtttttcttttttttaaccatagtTTAATAAGTGGGAATCAGAAAACGCAGTCTTAAGGGAAATAGTTTTGAAGATAGTTTATGCCTCAAGGAAGAGACACCAAAGTTCTTACGTatcttctgtttaaaaaaaaaaaatgttaaacccAGACTGAGACTGAAATCTCTTCATCCAAATTCCTGAAGAAGAGCCAGAATACTGTAGGCCAATAGGGCCTTTCCTGTAACCTTTTAATTGGGGAAGTATCACTGGGAGGCATTCGTTTCCAGAAAGGGAAGCTGGGTAGGCAACTAAATGAGAATCTAAtatatgttttggttttgttttaaggaaaaagtaaCTAAAGTATTCAACATGGGTTCTTCGGAAGCAGGCCTCGCAGACTTCCAAATTGTTTTTCCTAGTAGTATATGCTATATCAGGATTCACTTTAATGGGATTGAGTTCCAGGATGGTTGTTAGTGGAGGGCTTCCCAACCCCCTTCTGAGAACCCAAATGTTTGCATGAACTGGGTATGTTCTCATCAGGCATGATGTAGTTCTATCTCTGTTCGGCTAACTTACAGACAAAATCTGGAACTCATACTAAACATGGCTAGAACCCTAAGGATATCATTTATTTTGTGACaaaatggccaaatagtattattttattgctttgtgAGTTTCTTTTAATCAAATTCTACCGAAGTGCTTGAGTAAAACTATCAAAGTGCTCAGTTTTTATTAATtaagtttaacatttttattaaaataaaatgtcttaagtttattaaatgttaagtgactttaggccaggcatggtggctcatgcctataatgccagtgctttgggaggccacagccagagatcgcttgaggacaggagttccagaccatcctgggcaacatagcaagaccccatctctacaaacaatttaaaaattagcctggcatgatgatacacacctgtagctctacttgggaggctgaggtgagaggatcacttgagcccaggagttcaaggctacagtgtgctatgattatgccactacactccagcctgggcaacacagcaagaccccatctctaaaatacttaaaagtgaaaaaaaaaagggggggagacTTTAAGTTTCTGAAATGTATTTATGtgccaaaataattataaatgtatttctcttttctatagATGAAAGTCCAAAAGATTATTACAAATGTATGGGATATTTTTGAACCACTTCTTTTTGGTTTAGTTGGAGCAGAAGTATCTGTTTCATTGCTTGAATCAAATACTATTGGTAAGAATAATTAGaacacaaaaatatatgaaattcaaaaatatttaagaaaattataaatactcatttttatttacaatatatCTTTGAATGACTACAAGGACCTTCTTCAGAAACACATGTTGATACAGTGTCATATTTTCATATTGCTCTTCCTTTACACTGTgtgctctgttttctttttaaaccaagGACAGCCCTGAATATCTTCCCTGAGTTATCTGAGGAAATAAATATAAGATTTCTTTCCTGAGGGAAAATATTTGATACGATCAGCACTTTTTGAATACTTTCATTTAAAagtattggctgggtgtggtagctcatgcctgttatctcagccctttgggaggccaaagcaggcagatttcttgaggttaggagttcgagaactgcctggctaacatggagaaactccctctctcctaaaaatacaaaaattagcccagtgtggtagtgcacaccaataatcccagctactcaggaggctgaggcaggagaatcatttgaacccgggagtcggaagttgcagtgagctgagattgtaccactgcactccagcctgggtgacaaagcaagaatccttctcagaaaataaattattattaataaaaataaaagtattcaaaaaaGGTCTATTAGTTCAAAATTGTATAAATGTCATCTGTCTTATTTTTCATGGTACCTCCATCATCAGATAATCTCTTGCACTTTACAGAGAATCCtcaattgtattcattttttataatcATTGATTTTATGTAAAAAACACATGAAGAGACAATAGccttaaaatgctttcaaaagtTTTAGAAATCATATTCCTGAGCATAAAGAGCACTTCTtcacaaatattttgttatttatgtttgttttcatctGTTGTAGGCATATTTGTTGCCACTCTGAGTTTGGCATTATGTGTTCGAATTTTAGTCACATATACATTGATGTGCTTTGCTGGTTTTAGttttaaggagaaaatatttattgctttagCATGGATGCCCAAAGCTACAGTACAGGTAAGAACATATTAAGCCTATTGCTTAATGCTTTCATtttgatgcttttaaaattttaaatgaaaaatattactcCAGTCACAAAATATGAGCTATTAtccttactttttaaatgtttgaatgtaaccagtcccaactactcaagagtctgagacaggagaaccacttgaacccaggaggcagaggttgcagtgagctgagatggcaccactgtactccagtctgggtgacagagcaagactgaatctcaaaaaaaaaaacaaataaataaacaaaaacaaacaaagaaacttaatgttactttcttctctttttattttcattttgagaccagttctcactctgtcacccagactggagtgcagtggtgtgatcagggctcactgcagcctcaacctcctaggctcaaacaatcttcccacatcagcctcctgagtagctaggatcacagacaactgccaccacacccaactgtgtttcttctgatttttttttttttttttttttttttttttggagacagaatctcactctgttgcccaggctggagtgcagtggcatgatcttggctcactgcaacttctgcctcccaggttcaagtgattgtcctgcctcagcctcctgagtagctggaattacaggtgcacaccaccacacccagctaatttttgtatttttagtagagatggggtctcaccatgttggccaggctagtctcaaactcctgacttcaagtgatccacccacctcagcctcccacagagctgggattacaggcgtgagccactgcgcctgaccattttttctgcttttttgtagagaggaggtcttgctatgttgcccaggctggtcttgaactcctaggttcaagtgatcctcctgcctcagcctcctgaagttctgggattacaagcataacccactgggcccagccaatgTAAcctttttaaatctcagttttaaAAGCAATTCTTTTGCAATTAAAAAGTATTCTTTCAATAAGTACTTCCTAAgtttatgaaaatatgttttgtattttcctaaaatatataataagagTATATCTGAAAATTggagtttttatattttactgaatATAACAAAGCTAAATgttgcaattttaaaaagcagagacacaggccaggcatggtggctcatgcctgtaaccctagcacttcgggaggctgaggcggacagatcacttgagctcaggagttcaagaccagcctgggcaacatggtgaaaccctatctctacaaaaaatacaaaaaaattagtcaggggtggtggcacgcacctgtagtcccaactacttgggagttgaggcaggaggactgcttgaactcgggaggttgaggctgcagtgagctgaggtcacaccacttcactccaacttgggtgacaaagtgagaccctgtcacaaaaaa encodes the following:
- the LOC126955405 gene encoding LOW QUALITY PROTEIN: adenosine 3'-phospho 5'-phosphosulfate transporter 1-like (The sequence of the model RefSeq protein was modified relative to this genomic sequence to represent the inferred CDS: deleted 1 base in 1 codon), which produces MDARWWAVVVLAAFPSLGAGGETPEAPPESWTQLWFFRFLVNAAGYASFMVPGYLLVQYFRRKNYLETGRGLCFPLVKACVFGNEPKASDEVPLAPRTEAAETTPMWQALKLLFCATGLQVSYLTWGVLQERVMTRSYGATATSPVLAKASKVIPVMLMGKLVSRRSYEHWEYLTATLISIGVSMFLLSSGPEPRSSPATTLSGLILLAGYIAFDSFTSNWQDALFAYKMSSVQMMFGVNFFSCLFTVGSLLEQGALLEGTRFMGRHSEFAAHALLLSICSACGQLFIFYTIGQFGAAVFTIIMTLRQAFAILLSCLLYGHTVTVVGGLGVAVVFAALLLRVYARGRLKQRGKKAVPVESPVQKV